From the genome of Nasonia vitripennis strain AsymCx chromosome 1, Nvit_psr_1.1, whole genome shotgun sequence, one region includes:
- the LOC100121352 gene encoding vacuolar protein sorting-associated protein 26B-like, which translates to MSFFGFGQSADIEITLDGAETRKTADIKSEDGKKERHLLYLDGETVSGKINISLRKAGKLEHQGVKVEFIGQIELYYDRGNHHEFTSLVKELARPGELTHNTTYEFEFANVEKPFESYTGSNVRLRYFLRVTIVRRLSDIVKELELVVHTLSSYPDMNNPIKMEVGIEDCLHIEFEYNKSKYHLKDVIVGKIYFLLVRIKIKHMEIAIIKRETTGSGPHTFTENETIAKYEIMDGAPVKGESIPIRVFLAGYDLAPTMRDINKKFSVRYYLNLVLMDEEDRRYFKQQEITLWRKGEKSRKSQSASPHLPSHLVSAETGFPQGAAHNGPSSVRDNPRPQQQPDDEEEAGSPSGDASEEPQQQQSQQPSGPIEGMTREEGDGEGDKDLSPESQ; encoded by the exons ATG AGCTTCTTCGGCTTTGGACAATCTGCGGATATTGAGATCACACTCGATGGAGCAGAGACCAGGAAGACAGCAGACATCAAGTCTGAGGATGGCAAGAAGGAGAGACACTTGTTGTATCTGGATGGAGAGACTGTCTCCGGCAAG ATAAACATCAGCCTAAGAAAGGCTGGAAAATTGGAGCATCAAGGTGTCAAAGTAGAGTTCATAGGACAAATAGAGCTCTACTATGACAGGGGCAACCACCATGAGTTCACAAGTCTGGTCAAAGAACTTGCAAGGCCAGGCGAGCTCACGCACAACACAACATATGAGTTTGAGTTTGCCAATGTAGAGAAGCCCTTTGAGAGTTACACAGGCTCCAATGTGCGACTGCGATACTTCCTTAGAGTGACAATCGTTAGAAGACTAAGCGATATTGTTAAAGAGCTAGAGCTTGTTGTACATACCCTTAGTTCCTACCCAGACATGAACAATCCCATCAAGATGGAAGTCGGCATTGAAGACTGCCTACATATCGAATTCGAGTATAACAAAAGCAA ATACCACTTAAAGGACGTGATTGTCGGTAAAATTTACTTCCTGCTGGTTAGAATCAAGATCAAACACATGGAAATCGCAATTATCAAACGAGAAACAACCGGCTCTG GACCCCACACGTTCACGGAAAACGAGACAATAGCCAAGTACGAGATAATGGACGGGGCGCCAGTTAAGGGGGAATCCATTCCAATCAGAGTGTTTTTAGCTGGCTACGATCTCGCGCCGACTATGCGCGACATCAACAAGAAATTCAGCGTGAGGTATTACCTCAATCTCGTTCTTATGGACGAAGAGGACCGACGATACTTCAAACAACAG GAGATAACGCTCTGGCGGAAGGGCGAAAAGAGCCGGAAGTCTCAGTCAGCTTCTCCGCACCTGCCATCGCACCTTGTCTCCGCGGAGACGGGCTTCCCCCAGGGTGCAGCCCACAATGGGCCCTCTTCGGTCCGCGACAATCCGCGGCCTCAGCAGCAGCCGGACGACGAAGAGGAAGCCGGTAGCCCGTCGGGCGATGCGTCCGAGGAGCCCCAGCAGCAACAGTCACAGCAGCCGAGTGGTCCCATCGAAGGGATGACTCGCGAGGAAGGAGACGGAGAGGGCGATAAGGATCTCAGCCCAGAGAGTCAGTGA
- the LOC100121372 gene encoding gamma-tubulin complex component 6, with protein sequence MRGEMDQEPQDNDVYGLVRGLCENLFRRHHQAEEHPYLPQQDNEKHLRRFKAKAYEILLNKSGQDYAKHREPCDPIVELLKHAYVLKVGVGRVSQAAELEKYLDEFIDSHLEPDSVVYRTLQFLNCLKSVDFEDETSLDIFYYGRPHPSLPEMLYDEGGIPPFQVYPCEAFYLPKKFETMFKQEQGGVIRYNAAEPGSKLALLNRFTSPNSHVQNTRHNYHFDIKTSNITRRTTELLNGTDVSLSSYFIPQIKDVGSSEDQFQVCKEGIVTEPESPWQCPDPLQWFAEQNRAAADKPTEICEIEDNDADEELAKLDKVWEQMDKFSSLSSHRTWETLGSSDPSKEPPFVSESVEATLHLVNVAQSDVFPDQIVQVSRGEFISNMKLLLLGVESTMFMFNPATGFELKKNLAVRGVSARSLENLSYEVCRWGTCFRNLSDLTVPDSRSGKLRVEGLIFKALCSSIKEFLLFYHAAILKVSLNDASSDAGLLSFLNKVRPLGGLVLRVAELCRCDSHRASPLGEGIGILTHIYKEVTKVTEQRVALVFYSILRECCEVYFRFLQHWIFEGVCADIYEEFMIRVRPQYLRTRGHRFWTRAFSINRASVPGFLSRLTDTILQCGKAVTLLKICDPQNPVCRVSASSQPRVKVCLSVGMLREQARFYEAYEARGEHEQGEEVSLSSAIRDEKEAERRRAELVIAAQQDTLQRLRREREDALRKISKEKSDLLEQLKGQAEEAAQRRIRDRDKELMEDKLLLEDAMKMDEEAKNAEKIERESTIKYYEELAEEAKRHRIHADWRIRRMKLFDERVAAIASMRREFINTPEEPKDFVAAEKDEVDPAEGIVVSQPSSDKPVAEEEVLSEDENSNPTSVKLDDPPVQKNKVKSMVKKLNAMSKAEDQKNQNVVEPAQTTSKPVRPTVLDISSPHRKLSIELTDNLSAAQRNKLKVLQSEFGIITPNNNAPATILRAMENEESRTELTETQINRLRNTQHLTNLNWENIEGNENLKKHLERAEIQEGDQTEIQLNRLRNTQHLTHLNWENIESIENLKKHLESGEIQEGDQTEIQLNRLRNTQHLTHLNWEKIEDNDKLKKQLESAEVQEGDKTEIQLNRLRNTQHLTHLNWENIEENENLKKHLLGEIPEGDKTEIQLNRLRNTQHLTHLNWNDVEGNEQNIHLASDDNTPLTDAEINRNRVMSHFYSRMDELEEHISQPKSENLTACQKNRNRNMAHNTDQFDFEINRFTEREQQQHHLKETPMSTNTDHFTISTHSGSGQVHSCGNTPFSEITNHSDMLFARSTDGMSTDDTSQRSRGSRYFQETPAYPEFIGLGSAANTPSIENQQQQLTVDDVEMIDSTSLQVYLEKSVIIPLRVQSRLVNNAIIKYLVNEHKMLSHLHSLRSYFFLLNGEFAKTLTQSLFRRLYEVSSPLELFNSSTLSNFLEKALVSSLSGSYANSELLSLSAVDVPTYLQTSNPEILSCLSLNYKISWPLNIVFNDVVMQQYSRVFKFLLMVGRVLWVLQEDFQILKIERKAAITENHHKLQLYRHSMMQFMNALHTYLTCSVLHASWSEFERELESATTLDEVYETHVSYIKKILSRCMLNIRGEKMRTCLCNIFMVVLKFHNRIRAQDWSGAQPSSTGPNYENLEKMYVTFCEQRTYLAHVAEKLANSGYQPHLMQFLHALNINHRYDLASKK encoded by the exons ATGAGGGGAGAGATGGACCAGGAGCCCCAAGACAACGACGTCTACGGCCTCGTTCGCGGACTCTGCGAGAACCTCTTTCGCAGGCACCACCAGGCTGAAGAGCACCCGTATTTACCCCAACAGGACAACGAGAAGCATCTGAGGAGATTCAAGGCCAAGGCCTACGAGATCCTTCTCAACAAGTCTGGCCAGGACTATG CAAAACACAGAGAGCCATGCGACCCTATCGTAGAGCTGCTGAAGCATGCCTACGTTCTCAAGGTTGGAGTGGGACGTGTTTCGCAAGCAGCTGAGTTAGAAAAGTATCTAGACGAGTTCATAGACAGCCACTTGGAGCCGGACTCTGTGGTCTACCGAACCCTGCAGTTTCTCAATTGCTTGAAGTCCGTCGATTTTGAGGATGAGACGTCTCTG GATATTTTTTACTATGGAAGACCACATCCCTCACTGCCTGAAATGCTCTACGACGAAGGTGGAATACCCCCTTTTCAAGTCTACCCTTGTGAGGCATTCTATTTGCCTAAGAAGTTTGAGACAATGTTCAAACAGGAGCAAGGTGGGGTCATTAGGTACAATGCAGCTGAGCCTGGAAGTAAACTGGCTTTACTTAATCGCTTCACATCACCTAATTCTCACGTACAAAATACTAG GCACAATTATCACTTTGATATAAAAACGTCAAACATAACACGGCGCACAACTGAACTACTCAATGGAACAGATGTATCTCTGAGTTCGTATTTTATACCACAAATAAAA GATGTAGGTAGCTCAGAGGACCAGTTTCAAGTATGCAAAGAAGGAATCGTCACTGAGCCAGAATCTCCCTGGCAGTGTCCAGATCCTCTGCAGTGGTTTGCCGAGCAGAATCGGGCGGCTGCAGATAAGCCAACCGAAATCTGCGAGATAGAAGACAACGATGCGGACGAGGAACTCGCAAAGCTGGACAAAGTATGGGAGCAGATGGACAaattctcttctctctcgtctcacCGAACCTGGGAAACCCTGGGCTCGTCGGACCCATCGAAAGAGCCCCCTTTTGTCTCAGAGTCAGTGGAAGCCACGCTGCATCTGGTGAACGTCGCGCAGAGCGACGTATTTCCAGACCAAATTGTACAAGTTTCCAGAGGCGAGTTTATCAGCAACATGAAGCTCTTGCTGCTGGGAGTCGAATCTACGATGTTCATGTTCAACCCCGCGACCGGTTTCgaattgaagaaaaatctGGCAGTCCGGGGCGTGAGCGCGCGGAGTCTCGAGAATCTCAGCTACGAGGTGTGCCGCTGGGGCACTTGCTTCCGCAACCTCTCGGACCTCACTGTTCCCGATTCTCGGTCCGGCAAACTTCGCGTCGAGGGACTGATATTCAAAGCGCTCTGCTCCAGCATCAAGGAGTTCCTGCTCTTCTACCATGCAGCCATCCTGAAAGTTTCGCTGAACGACGCTTCTTCGGATGCAGGTCTTTTGAGCTTCCTCAATAAGGTGCGGCCTCTGGGTGGCCTCGTACTACGCGTGGCCGAACTCTGTCGCTGCGACAGTCATCGCGCGAGTCCACTCGGTGAAGGCATCGGGATCCTCACGCACATTTACAAGGAGGTGACTAAGGTGACGGAGCAGCGAGTCGCCCTGGTCTTCTACTCCATTCTCCGGGAGTGTTGCGAGGTGTACTTCCGCTTTCTGCAGCACTGGATCTTCGAGGGCGTCTGCGCGGATATCTACGAGGAGTTTATGATCCGGGTGCGGCCGCAGTACCTGCGCACACGGGGCCACCGTTTCTGGACGCGGGCGTTCAGCATCAACCGGGCCTCGGTACCGGGCTTCTTGTCTCGACTCACCGACACGATTCTCCAGTGCGGCAAGGCTGTGACGTTGCTGAAGATCTGCGACCCTCAGAACCCTGTATGTCGAGTCTCAGCATCGAGCCAACCAAGAGTCAAGGTCTGTCTGAGCGTTGGCATGTTGCGAGAGCAGGCGAGATTTTACGAGGCGTACGAAGCCAGGGGCGAGCACGAGCAGGGCGAGGAGGTGTCACTGAGCTCAGCGATTCGAGACGAGAAAGAGGCTGAGAGACGGCGTGCCGAGCTCGTCATCGCCGCGCAGCAGGATACCCTGCAGAGGCTGCGACGAGAACGCGAGGACGCACTGAGGAAGATCAGCAAGGAAAAGAGCGACTTGCTGGAGCAGCTCAAAGGTCAGGCGGAGGAGGCCGCGCAGAGGCGAATACGGGACCGAGACAAAGAGCTGATGGAGGATAAGCTGCTGCTGGAGGACGCGATGAAGATGGACGAGGAGGCCAAGAACGCCGAGAAAATCGAGAGGGAAAGCACTATTAAGTACTACGAAGAGTTGGCCGAGGAGGCAAAGAGGCATCGCATTCACGCTGACTGGAGGATACGCAGGATGAAGCTGTTCGACGAGCGGGTCGCCGCCATAGCCAGCATGAGACGGGAGTTCATTAACACCCCCGAGGAACCTAAAGACTTTGTTGCGGCGGAGAAAGACGAGGTCGATCCTGCCGAGGGCATCGTGGTATCCCAGCCGAGTTCGGACAAACCCGTAGCAGAGGAGGAAGTTCTCAGTGAGGATGAGAATAGCAACCCGACCTCCGTTAAGCTGGATGATCCGCCGGTGCAAAAGAACAAGGTTAAGAGCATGGTTAAGAAGCTGAACGCCATGAGCAAGGCTGAGGACCAGAAGAATCAGAATGTCGTAGAGCCAGCTCAGACGACTTCGAAGCCCGTGCGTCCGACGGTGCTAGATATATCCAGTCCTCATCGAAAGCTGTCTATAGAGTTGACGGATAATCTGTCTGCAGCTCAACGCAACAAGCTTAAAGTGCTGCAGAGCGAGTTCGGCATCATCACGCCCAACAACAACGCGCCGGCCACGATCCTCCGGGCCATGGAGAACGAGGAGAGCAGGACAGAATTGACGGAGACGCAAATCAACAGGCTTAGGAACACGCAACACCTGACTAATCTGAATTGGGAAAACATCGAGGGCAACGAGAATCTGAAAAAGCACTTGGAGAGAGCAGAGATACAAGAAGGCGACCAGACGGAGATACAGCTGAACAGGCTGAGAAATACTCAGCATCTCACTCATCTGAACTGGGAGAACATCGAGAGCATAGAGAACCTAAAAAAGCACCTGGAGAGTGGAGAGATACAAGAAGGCGACCAGACAGAGATACAGCTGAACAGACTGAGAAATACGCAGCATCTCACGCATCTGAACTGGGAGAAAATCGAGGACAACGACAAACTGAAGAAGCAGCTTGAGAGCGCAGAGGTACAGGAAGGTGACAAAACGGAGATCCAGTTGAATAGATTGAGGAACACGCAGCATCTCACGCATCTTAACTGGGAGAACATCGAAGAAAACGAGAATCTGAAGAAGCATCTCCTCGGTGAGATACCAGAAGGCGATAAGACAGAGATTCAGCTGAACAGGCTGAGGAACACGCAACACTTGACGCACCTGAACTGGAACGACGTCGAGGGAAACGAGCAGAACATCCATCTCGCAAGTGATGATAATACTCCACTGACGGACGCTGAGATCAATCGAAATCGAGTGATGTCCCACTTCTACAGTCGTATGGACGAACTTGAAGAGCACATCAGTCAGCCGAAGTCTGAGAACCTGACCGCTTGTcaaaaaaatcgaaatagGAACATGGCCCACAACACCGACCAGTTTGACTTCGAGATCAACAGGTTCACCGAGCGCGAGCAACAGCAGCATCATCTGAAAGAAACACCGATGTCGACCAATACTGACCACTTTACTATATCCACGCACAGTGGATCGGGACAGGTGCACAGCTGCGGGAACACGCCTTTTTCGGAAATCACTAATCATAG CGACATGTTATTCGCGAGATCGACGGACGGCATGTCTACTGATGACACGTCGCAACGTTCTCGCGGATCTAGGTACTTCCAGGAAACACCAGCTTATCCCGAGTTTATAGGCCTCGGTTCCGCAGCCAACACTCCGTCGATCGAGAATCAACAGCAGCAACTCACAGTCGACGACGTCGAGATGATTGACAGCACCTCGCTTCAGGTCTACCTCGAGAAGTCAGTAATTATTCCGTTAAGGGTTCAGAGTCGCCTCGTCAACAACGCTATTATAAAG TATTTGGTGAACGAGCACAAGATGCTATCGCATCTGCACAGCCTGCGcagctacttttttctgcTGAACGGAGAGTTCGCTAAGACCCTGACACAGTCGCTCTTCAGGAGGCTCTACGAAGTCTCATCACCGCTGGAGCTTTTCAACTCTTCAACGTTGAGcaattttcttgagaaagctcTCGTTAGCTCGCTCAGTGGTAGTTACGCCAACTCCGAGTTACTCAGCCTTTCTGCTGTCGATGTACCGACATACTTGCAG ACATCAAATCCAGAAATTCTAAGCTGTCTCTCTCTAAACTACAAAATATCATGGCCCCTAAACATCGTGTTCAACGATGTGGTGATGCAGCAATACAGCAGGGTCTTCAAGTTCTTGTTGATGGTCGGTCGCGTACTCTGGGTTCTGCAAGAGGATTTCCAGATTCTAAAGATCGAACGAAAGGCTGCTATCACGGAAAATCATCACAAG CTTCAGCTTTACCGACACTCGATGATGCAATTCATGAACGCGCTACACACTTACTTGACCTGCAGTGTACTGCACGCTAGTTGGTCTGAGTTCGAGAGGGAGCTCGAAAGCGCGACTACACTTGATGAGGTCTACGAGACGCACGTCAGTTACATAAAGAAGATTTTATCGAG GTGCATGCTGAATATCCGAGGCGAAAAAATGCGCACCTGCCTTTGCAACATATTCATGGTAGTGTTGAAATTTCACAACCGCATCCGCGCGCAGGATTGGAGCGGCGCACAGCCGTCATCTACCGGACCGAACTACGAGAACCTTGAGAAGATGTACGTTACCTTCTGTGAACAGAGGACCTATCTCGCCCACGTGGCCGAGAAACTCGCCAACAGCGGCTACCAACCCCACCTCATGCAGTTCCTGCACGCGCTCAACATCAATCATCGCTACGACCTCGCTTCCAAGAAATAG